From a single Kitasatospora sp. NBC_00458 genomic region:
- a CDS encoding GMC family oxidoreductase, translating to MNRPPADHGRGDRRTTERTPADHRTAGPHWDVVVVGAGFAGSLVAHRLGARGHRVLVLEAGHPVPDAAATTTAYRAAGGGAPTSPYPLSEDAPSPDVTDLVGLPGGGFAATGYLVQHGPLPYASGYLRANGGTGLLWTGLTPRMHPEDFRTADLGHGRNWPIGYHDLEPHYREAERELGVAADAEEQRRAVGLPLPADYAFPMRAIPASHLDRTVARAVDGRTVRDPAMADGARLAVTTTPHARNGRPTRPGGTATDPANRPHGPLCQGSAGCVPVCPTGAKYTPLRTQADWSSTVRLRTDAVVSRVLVDATGRATGVEYLADGTAHTVAADLVVLAAHAIENARLLLLSGLARRSGQVGRNLMDHPALLTWGLMPEPVGPYRGPGSTSGLESFRFGPARTRRAPFRVEIGNWGWSWAAGPPQVEVDGLLGAGLRGKELRHRLGDRLGRQFCLQFELEQPADPANRVTLDPDRRDRLGLPRPAIHYDLSPYVRAGMASARAVSDQLFALLGAEDHTRYEAGPGWPGRLEHEGAAYAYRGAGHAGGTHVMGDSPATSVVDQWQRCWEHPNLYAVGCGSMPSLGTSNPSLTMAALALRSADRMHRDLLALRAPAAPTLPTTTATATATATATATATAVVGTGPGTAPPGAGAPPAAPTGIPGPSAVPPPATASPARPAAAPLRESL from the coding sequence GTGAACCGCCCACCCGCGGACCACGGCAGGGGCGACCGGCGCACGACCGAACGGACCCCCGCCGACCACCGGACGGCGGGACCGCACTGGGACGTCGTGGTGGTCGGCGCGGGCTTCGCCGGCTCACTGGTCGCCCACCGCCTCGGTGCCCGGGGACACCGGGTCCTGGTCCTGGAAGCCGGCCACCCCGTCCCGGACGCCGCGGCGACCACCACCGCGTACCGGGCCGCCGGCGGCGGCGCCCCCACCTCCCCGTACCCGCTCAGCGAGGACGCGCCGTCCCCCGACGTCACCGACCTCGTGGGACTGCCCGGCGGCGGGTTCGCCGCCACCGGGTACCTGGTCCAGCACGGCCCGCTGCCATACGCCAGCGGCTACCTGCGCGCCAACGGCGGCACCGGACTGCTCTGGACCGGACTCACCCCGCGCATGCACCCCGAGGACTTCCGCACCGCCGACCTCGGCCACGGCCGCAACTGGCCGATCGGCTACCACGACCTCGAACCGCACTACCGCGAAGCCGAACGGGAACTCGGCGTCGCCGCCGACGCCGAGGAGCAACGCCGCGCGGTCGGACTCCCCCTCCCGGCCGACTACGCCTTCCCGATGCGCGCCATCCCCGCCAGCCACCTCGACCGGACGGTCGCCCGCGCCGTCGACGGCCGGACCGTGCGCGACCCGGCGATGGCCGACGGCGCCCGCCTCGCCGTCACCACCACCCCGCACGCCCGCAACGGCCGGCCCACCCGCCCGGGCGGCACGGCGACCGACCCGGCGAACCGGCCGCACGGTCCGCTCTGCCAGGGCAGCGCCGGGTGCGTCCCGGTCTGCCCGACCGGCGCCAAGTACACACCACTGCGGACCCAGGCCGACTGGTCCTCCACCGTCCGGCTGCGCACCGACGCGGTGGTGAGCCGCGTCCTCGTCGACGCCACCGGCCGGGCCACCGGCGTCGAGTACCTCGCCGACGGAACGGCCCACACCGTGGCGGCCGACCTCGTCGTCCTCGCCGCCCACGCCATCGAGAACGCCCGGCTGCTCCTCCTCTCCGGCCTCGCCCGCCGGAGCGGCCAGGTCGGCCGCAACCTGATGGACCATCCGGCACTGCTCACCTGGGGACTCATGCCCGAGCCCGTGGGCCCCTACCGGGGACCGGGTTCGACCAGCGGACTGGAGTCCTTCCGCTTCGGCCCCGCCCGCACCCGCCGGGCGCCGTTCCGGGTCGAGATCGGCAACTGGGGCTGGTCCTGGGCCGCCGGTCCGCCGCAGGTCGAGGTGGACGGACTGCTCGGTGCCGGCCTGCGCGGCAAGGAGCTGCGCCACCGGCTCGGCGACCGGCTCGGCCGCCAGTTCTGCCTCCAGTTCGAACTGGAGCAACCCGCCGACCCGGCCAACCGGGTCACCCTGGACCCCGACCGCCGGGACCGCCTGGGACTGCCCCGCCCGGCCATCCACTACGACCTCTCCCCGTACGTCCGCGCCGGCATGGCCTCCGCCCGGGCGGTCTCCGACCAGCTCTTCGCACTGCTCGGTGCCGAGGACCACACCCGCTACGAGGCGGGTCCGGGCTGGCCCGGCCGGCTCGAACACGAGGGCGCGGCCTACGCCTACCGGGGCGCCGGCCACGCCGGCGGCACCCACGTCATGGGCGACTCGCCGGCCACCTCCGTGGTCGACCAGTGGCAGCGCTGCTGGGAGCACCCCAACCTCTACGCCGTCGGCTGCGGCTCCATGCCCTCGCTCGGCACCTCCAACCCCTCGCTGACCATGGCCGCGCTCGCGCTGCGCAGCGCCGACCGGATGCACCGGGACCTCCTGGCGCTGCGCGCCCCGGCCGCGCCCACCCTGCCGACCACGACCGCGACCGCGACGGCGACTGCTACCGCGACGGCGACTGCTACCGCGGTCGTCGGCACCGGCCCGGGCACCGCGCCGCCCGGTGCCGGTGCGCCGCCCGCCGCACCGACCGGTATCCCGGGACCGTCCGCCGTCCCTCCGCCCGCCACCGCCTCTCCGGCCCGCCCCGCGGCCGCACCCCTCCGGGAGTCCCTGTGA
- a CDS encoding bile acid:sodium symporter family protein, with the protein MNAVRRHRPPPGQPDQPGGPAPGGADPPRPWWRALDPYVAALAGAVLLAALLPVGGRAARGADLACDLAVGLLFFLYGARLSARETLAGLRHLRLHGLVLVCTFVVFPLFGVATAVLTPFPLTEQVRAGVLFLCLVPSTVQSSVALTGAARGNVPAAICAGTYSSLAGLVLTPLLAAWLLGTRTALSADGLVRICAQLLAPFVAGQLLRPWIGGFLSRHRRVLTPVDRGSILLVVYTAFSGAVEQGVWQTVTPAALLGLAAVLLALLGASLALARLGARLLGLDRPSGIAAVLCGSQKSLASGLPMATVLFGPQAGLLVLPLMMYHQVQLVAGTLLAGRWARAVSGPTAPAAGEGATGTARASPEAA; encoded by the coding sequence GTGAACGCGGTCCGGCGGCACCGGCCGCCGCCGGGCCAGCCGGACCAGCCGGGTGGCCCGGCGCCCGGCGGCGCCGACCCGCCGCGACCGTGGTGGCGCGCCCTGGACCCGTACGTGGCGGCACTGGCCGGCGCGGTCCTGCTCGCCGCGCTGCTGCCCGTCGGCGGACGGGCCGCGCGCGGCGCCGACCTGGCCTGCGACCTCGCGGTCGGGCTGCTCTTCTTCCTCTACGGTGCCCGGCTGTCGGCCCGTGAGACCCTCGCGGGCCTCCGGCACCTGCGGCTGCACGGGCTGGTGCTCGTCTGCACCTTCGTGGTGTTCCCGCTGTTCGGGGTTGCCACGGCGGTGCTGACCCCCTTCCCGCTCACCGAGCAGGTGCGGGCGGGGGTGCTGTTCCTCTGCCTGGTCCCGTCGACGGTGCAGTCCTCGGTGGCGCTCACCGGCGCCGCCCGGGGGAACGTCCCCGCCGCGATCTGCGCCGGGACGTACTCAAGCCTGGCCGGGCTGGTGCTGACCCCCTTGCTGGCCGCCTGGCTGCTCGGCACCCGCACCGCGCTGTCGGCCGACGGCCTGGTGCGGATCTGCGCCCAGCTGCTCGCCCCGTTCGTGGCCGGGCAGCTGCTGCGGCCGTGGATCGGCGGGTTCCTGAGCCGCCACCGGCGTGTGCTCACCCCGGTCGACCGGGGCTCGATCCTGCTGGTCGTCTACACGGCGTTCAGCGGCGCGGTGGAGCAGGGCGTCTGGCAGACGGTCACGCCCGCCGCCCTGCTCGGGCTGGCGGCGGTCCTGCTGGCGCTGCTCGGGGCCTCCCTCGCGCTCGCCCGGCTCGGCGCGCGCCTGCTCGGGCTGGACCGGCCCTCCGGCATCGCCGCGGTCCTCTGCGGTTCGCAGAAGAGCCTCGCGAGCGGCCTGCCGATGGCGACCGTGCTGTTCGGCCCGCAGGCCGGTCTCCTCGTCCTGCCGCTGATGATGTACCACCAGGTGCAGTTGGTGGCGGGCACACTGCTCGCCGGCCGCTGGGCGCGGGCGGTGAGCGGCCCCACGGCCCCGGCCGCCGGGGAGGGCGCGACGGGCACCGCCCGCGCCTCGCCCGAAGCCGCCTGA